One genomic region from Haladaptatus caseinilyticus encodes:
- a CDS encoding AsnC family transcriptional regulator — MRQLDDTDREIIRLLVKDARRPYNEIAETVDLSPPTVSDRVERLQELGVIRRFTAELNHDILTDGLSLLVTVNAKPGHVSDIRESLASFDGVEHVFVTADAHIVCKATLHERAVETLLSDAIGEDAVREYDIQLLVDDEWNPQPGTIEFAPDCVECGNTVTEEGESTRIDGELYHFCCSSCRGQFADRYERLREGATN, encoded by the coding sequence ATGCGACAGCTCGACGATACCGATCGGGAGATAATTCGGTTGCTCGTAAAGGATGCCCGCCGCCCGTACAACGAAATCGCCGAGACGGTCGATCTGTCACCGCCGACGGTGTCCGACCGCGTCGAGCGACTCCAAGAATTAGGGGTCATCCGCCGGTTTACTGCGGAGTTGAACCACGATATCCTCACTGACGGTCTTTCGCTCCTCGTCACTGTCAACGCCAAACCGGGCCACGTCAGTGATATTCGGGAGTCTCTCGCGTCGTTCGATGGCGTCGAGCACGTCTTCGTTACAGCCGACGCCCACATCGTCTGCAAGGCGACCCTACACGAACGGGCCGTCGAAACACTTCTCTCGGACGCGATCGGTGAAGATGCGGTCCGCGAATACGACATACAGTTGCTCGTTGACGATGAATGGAACCCCCAACCGGGAACCATCGAGTTCGCACCCGACTGTGTAGAGTGTGGAAACACAGTCACGGAAGAGGGAGAGTCCACTCGGATCGATGGCGAACTCTACCACTTCTGTTGTTCGTCCTGTCGGGGACAGTTCGCCGACAGATACGAACGACTTCGAGAGGGCGCGACAAACTGA
- the hemG gene encoding protoporphyrinogen oxidase: MTIGIVGAGITGLALAHHLEKADMEYVVIEADSEPGGVIRSGRVDGCLLEWGPQRLRRTDPVDELITDLGMDDEVIEAGETKLFVYADGKLRRAPFSIEEFGQTDLLSWRGKLDVLKEPQTEPADSNETAAELFTRKFGDEAYRNLIGPLFGGIYGSEPERMPVKHALSGVMLMEQKYGDLLTPVLKRAMSGGTSAPAISFDEGVQRLPEALCDAHSKRVHLGTAVTEIRNSSGGYVLETESTLESDSRSESWTVEVDEVVLTTTAEVSADLLEPLTESANVLTRLNYNPLALVHLRADCDREGFGYQVRHDEGLDTLGVSWNASMFDRDGVYTVFLGGMKNPELVEENNETLGKIARSEFNDVMNADADVLSVSRLDRGFPAYDTSWDALEEFETPDDIHLATNYTARMGVPSRIREAKGLATVLAESIGVRK, encoded by the coding sequence ATGACGATCGGAATCGTCGGCGCGGGTATCACTGGACTCGCACTCGCCCACCACCTCGAAAAGGCGGATATGGAGTACGTCGTCATCGAAGCCGATTCGGAACCCGGCGGCGTCATTCGGAGCGGGCGAGTCGATGGCTGTCTGCTAGAATGGGGGCCACAACGACTTCGCAGAACCGACCCGGTTGACGAACTCATTACCGACCTCGGAATGGACGACGAAGTTATCGAAGCCGGAGAGACGAAACTATTCGTCTACGCCGACGGAAAGCTTCGGCGAGCACCGTTTTCCATCGAGGAGTTCGGCCAAACCGACTTGCTCTCGTGGCGTGGCAAACTCGACGTGCTGAAAGAACCACAGACTGAACCGGCGGACTCGAACGAAACCGCCGCAGAGTTGTTCACCCGAAAGTTCGGCGATGAAGCCTACCGAAACCTCATCGGCCCGTTATTCGGCGGTATTTACGGGTCGGAACCGGAACGAATGCCCGTCAAGCATGCGCTCTCCGGCGTTATGCTGATGGAGCAAAAATACGGCGACCTGCTCACCCCCGTTCTCAAGCGGGCGATGTCCGGGGGAACTTCGGCGCCAGCGATTTCGTTCGACGAGGGTGTTCAGCGGCTACCCGAAGCCCTCTGCGACGCACATTCGAAACGTGTCCATCTCGGAACCGCCGTCACCGAAATCCGAAATTCCAGTGGCGGTTACGTCCTTGAAACCGAATCAACGCTCGAATCCGATTCCAGATCGGAATCCTGGACGGTCGAAGTCGATGAAGTCGTCCTCACCACCACCGCGGAGGTCAGTGCCGATCTCCTCGAACCCCTCACCGAATCCGCAAACGTACTCACTCGCCTCAACTACAATCCGCTCGCGCTGGTCCACCTCCGTGCCGACTGCGACCGTGAGGGATTCGGTTACCAGGTTCGTCATGACGAAGGGCTCGACACCCTTGGCGTTTCGTGGAACGCGAGCATGTTCGACAGAGACGGGGTGTATACGGTTTTCCTCGGAGGGATGAAAAACCCCGAACTGGTCGAGGAAAACAACGAGACGCTGGGGAAAATCGCTCGAAGCGAGTTCAACGACGTGATGAACGCGGACGCGGATGTGTTGAGTGTTAGCCGTCTCGACCGTGGATTTCCAGCCTACGACACCTCGTGGGACGCGCTGGAGGAGTTCGAGACGCCGGACGACATCCACCTCGCCACGAACTACACCGCCAGAATGGGCGTCCCGAGTCGGATTCGGGAAGCCAAGGGATTGGCAACGGTGCTAGCTGAGTCGATAGGTGTGAGAAAGTAG
- a CDS encoding Rieske (2Fe-2S) protein, with product MATDQSFVRVADADELRDGGRLLVNRNGRSLALFYHEGEFRAVDNRCPHMGFPLTEGSVEDGILTCHWHHARFELSCGSTFDPWADDVQTFPIEERNGEIYVNLTPKRDSPPERHWKERLETGLEENLRLVVAKSVIGLSNEGVSASEPLRIGAEFGTRYREQGWSSGLTIHACMANVFPDLRDDDRPRALYTGLRHVASDCQGESPRFDQPSFETEAVSANRLRQWFRDCAEVRDDDGAERCLQTAISTLEPEQVSEMLYAAATDHLYLDAGHSFDFINKSLELLDHIGWEHAETVLPSVIPRLTTAQRSEELSSWTQPIDIAELLFDSYDQLDELVEAGDGRTWDEPDDFTETLLSDDPHAILDTLTDAIRGGATCEELADRVSFASVMRVAQFGTANEFSDWNTVHHTFTYNNAVQQAAKRASSTALYRGVLAGAMSVYLDRFLNTPPTPLPSVGSSDGDPADLREELLETFDEEGEVNAAGAIVAEHFAAGGDPKNLKETLGRALLREDAGFHTLQNLEASFMQFDLREDEDEARLALISLARYMAAHFPTRREAEQTYVIADRLNRGEKIYEAN from the coding sequence ATGGCAACGGACCAATCGTTCGTCCGCGTCGCCGACGCCGACGAACTCAGGGACGGAGGACGACTGCTGGTAAACCGAAACGGCCGGTCGTTAGCATTGTTCTATCACGAAGGGGAGTTTCGAGCGGTGGACAACCGCTGTCCGCACATGGGCTTTCCGCTGACCGAAGGGAGCGTCGAGGACGGAATCCTGACCTGCCACTGGCATCACGCCCGATTCGAACTCTCCTGTGGCAGTACGTTCGACCCATGGGCGGACGACGTACAGACGTTTCCGATCGAGGAACGTAACGGTGAAATCTACGTGAACCTCACGCCGAAACGGGACAGCCCGCCCGAACGGCATTGGAAGGAGCGACTCGAAACCGGGCTCGAGGAGAACCTGCGTCTCGTCGTGGCCAAGTCGGTCATCGGTCTGTCGAACGAGGGCGTTTCGGCATCCGAGCCGCTCCGAATCGGAGCCGAGTTCGGGACTCGCTATCGCGAGCAGGGATGGAGTTCGGGCTTGACGATTCACGCCTGCATGGCGAACGTTTTTCCCGACCTTCGGGATGACGATCGACCGCGGGCGCTCTATACCGGTCTCCGACACGTCGCCTCGGATTGCCAGGGCGAATCGCCGCGATTCGACCAACCATCGTTCGAGACGGAGGCGGTCTCGGCGAACCGCCTCCGACAGTGGTTCCGCGACTGCGCGGAAGTGCGTGACGACGATGGAGCGGAGCGCTGTCTCCAAACCGCTATATCGACCCTCGAACCCGAACAGGTCTCGGAGATGCTGTATGCCGCGGCAACCGACCACCTCTATCTCGACGCCGGACACAGCTTCGATTTCATCAACAAATCTCTCGAACTGCTGGACCACATCGGTTGGGAGCACGCCGAAACCGTCCTGCCGAGCGTCATCCCGCGACTCACCACCGCTCAACGGAGCGAAGAACTCTCCTCGTGGACACAACCCATCGATATCGCCGAGCTGTTGTTCGACAGTTACGACCAACTCGACGAGTTGGTCGAAGCGGGAGACGGTCGAACGTGGGACGAACCTGACGACTTCACCGAAACCCTGCTCTCCGACGACCCGCATGCGATCCTCGACACGTTGACCGACGCGATTCGTGGCGGAGCAACCTGTGAGGAGCTGGCGGACCGCGTGTCGTTCGCATCCGTGATGCGGGTCGCACAGTTCGGAACGGCGAACGAATTCAGCGACTGGAACACCGTCCACCACACCTTCACTTACAACAACGCCGTCCAACAGGCCGCGAAACGCGCGAGTTCAACAGCGCTCTATCGCGGCGTTCTCGCGGGCGCGATGAGCGTCTATCTCGACCGATTCCTGAACACACCGCCAACACCCCTCCCAAGCGTCGGATCCTCCGACGGCGACCCGGCAGACCTGCGTGAGGAACTGCTCGAAACGTTCGACGAGGAGGGCGAGGTCAACGCGGCTGGCGCCATCGTCGCGGAACACTTCGCGGCAGGCGGCGACCCAAAAAATTTGAAGGAAACGCTCGGACGCGCCCTGCTACGGGAAGATGCCGGGTTCCACACGCTCCAGAATCTTGAGGCGTCGTTCATGCAGTTCGACCTCCGCGAGGACGAAGACGAAGCACGACTGGCGCTCATCTCGCTCGCCCGCTACATGGCGGCCCACTTCCCGACCCGCAGGGAGGCGGAACAAACCTACGTCATCGCCGACCGACTGAATCGGGGCGAGAAGATTTACGAGGCGAACTGA
- the hemE gene encoding uroporphyrinogen decarboxylase — protein sequence MSDLLVRAARGERTERPPVWLMRQAGRYIPEYREIREQYSFKEAIKTPDVAERITLLPWKLFEPDGLVMFSDILTVLEPLGFEYHIESGVGPVVSNPVMTPSDVPTESGDVATEIDYVGKLLTRLQDSIGDRTSIIGFAGGPYTLASYAVGDEPTSRKPIRRFRANHPDAFRDLLEAFTDVVREYVEYQVEHGADVVQVFDTWAGVLTPDDYREFVLPLHQRIFDAIDVPSIVFARHPGGKLDLLQESGADVVGLDWTVDMADARETLGDMPVQGNLDPSYLLGNPEFVREKTHEVIEKAGDSGHILNLGHGIDRNTPVKNAKAFVEAAKEVERYGGN from the coding sequence ATGAGTGACCTGTTGGTTCGTGCAGCACGCGGCGAACGCACCGAACGCCCGCCAGTCTGGTTGATGCGGCAGGCTGGCCGGTACATCCCCGAGTACCGCGAGATCCGCGAACAGTACTCCTTCAAGGAGGCTATCAAGACGCCGGACGTCGCTGAACGAATCACGCTTCTCCCGTGGAAGCTGTTCGAACCGGACGGATTGGTTATGTTCTCGGACATCCTCACCGTCCTCGAACCGCTTGGTTTCGAGTATCACATCGAGAGCGGGGTCGGCCCCGTCGTCTCGAATCCGGTAATGACCCCGAGCGATGTGCCGACGGAATCCGGCGACGTGGCGACCGAAATCGACTACGTCGGAAAACTGCTCACCCGCCTACAGGACAGTATCGGCGACCGGACCAGCATCATCGGTTTCGCGGGTGGCCCCTATACCCTCGCTTCCTACGCCGTCGGCGATGAACCGACGTCGCGAAAACCGATCCGCCGGTTTCGGGCGAACCACCCCGACGCCTTCCGCGACCTGTTGGAAGCGTTCACCGACGTGGTTCGTGAGTACGTCGAATATCAAGTCGAACACGGCGCGGATGTGGTGCAGGTCTTCGATACGTGGGCAGGTGTCTTGACGCCCGACGACTACCGCGAGTTCGTCCTGCCACTCCACCAGCGCATCTTCGATGCCATCGATGTGCCCTCTATCGTTTTCGCGCGCCATCCGGGCGGCAAACTGGATTTGTTGCAGGAATCGGGTGCCGACGTCGTGGGACTCGACTGGACGGTGGACATGGCCGACGCTCGGGAAACCCTGGGCGATATGCCCGTTCAGGGTAATCTCGACCCTTCCTATCTGCTCGGAAATCCCGAGTTCGTTCGCGAAAAAACTCACGAGGTTATCGAGAAGGCTGGCGATTCGGGACACATCCTGAACCTTGGACACGGTATCGATCGAAACACGCCCGTCAAGAACGCGAAAGCGTTCGTCGAGGCGGCAAAAGAAGTCGAGCGATACGGTGGTAACTGA
- a CDS encoding heavy-metal-associated domain-containing protein, with translation MSTTIHVDGMNCGHCEQSVVDALTDLSGVSTAIADHEAGTATVEGDADIDELVATVENAGYSASA, from the coding sequence ATGTCCACCACGATTCACGTAGACGGCATGAACTGCGGCCATTGTGAGCAGAGCGTCGTCGATGCGCTTACCGACCTGTCCGGCGTTTCCACGGCTATCGCCGACCACGAAGCAGGGACGGCCACCGTCGAAGGTGATGCTGACATCGACGAACTCGTCGCTACCGTGGAAAACGCGGGATATTCCGCGTCGGCCTGA
- a CDS encoding ribonucleoside-diphosphate reductase subunit alpha produces MSQRSTTTTETVRSILDRARTGHETILSDDDRDDLLAEIERSLYEGASTDEVYRAILQTLTARIEREPAFKRIAAGVFRQRYYREVTGEDLTGYELDREYRATFVANLERAVELSLLDDRLIERFDLEGLASYLEPDRDEKFEYMAMETLYQRYFLKTEENGEHLELPQAFWMRIAMGLAIEEDDPQRRAKEFYDVLSKLEFTPSTPTLFHSGSTHPQLSSCYLTTVQDDLEHIFDSFKHHAMLSKWSGGLGNDWTNLRAGGALIESTGVESTGVVPFLRISNDVTAAINRSGKRRGASCAYLACWHLDFPAFIDLKRNTGDERRRTPDMNTAAWIPDLFMKRVENGEEWTLFSPDEVPDLHDLSGEAFEERYREYEQRAENGEFRQYERIDAQDMWRKMLTRLFETGHPWLTFKDPCNVRSPQDHVGTVHSSNLCTEITLNTSEDEHAVCNLGSVNFATHVSEREGTEPDSAGNERSNSTARLDREHLAETIETAMRMLDNVVDLCFYPTDQAEQSNMQHRPVGLGTMGFHDALMELGVPMNAETAVEKANRWQEFVSYHTILNSSKLAKERGSYPSYEGSKWDRGLLPQDTVDLLEAERGREIPTDCEETLDWYVVREHVEEHGIRNSNMMAIAPTATVSTINGTTPSIEPLYSNLYVKSNMSGDFTVINDDLVEDLEAEGLWDEEMVDRIKYHDGSVQEIDAVPDDLQELYRGAFEIDPRHQLRLTAHRQTWIDQSVSHNVFFPSTDGSLLDDVYKTAWRLGLKTTYYLRTLGASQIEKSTLDMAEYGKSQHRTDVRSGTTETDGGRRADEGELCTVSDPTCDACQ; encoded by the coding sequence ATGAGCCAACGATCTACCACAACCACCGAGACCGTACGGTCGATTCTCGACCGAGCACGCACAGGCCACGAGACAATCCTCTCCGACGACGATCGCGACGACCTCCTTGCCGAAATCGAGCGGTCTCTCTACGAAGGTGCATCGACCGACGAGGTCTACCGAGCGATCTTGCAAACGCTCACCGCACGAATCGAGCGAGAACCGGCGTTCAAGCGCATCGCTGCGGGAGTCTTCCGACAGCGATACTACCGCGAAGTCACGGGGGAGGACCTGACGGGGTACGAACTGGACCGTGAGTACCGCGCAACCTTCGTCGCCAATCTCGAACGCGCGGTCGAACTCAGCCTCCTCGACGATCGACTGATCGAGCGATTCGACCTCGAAGGACTGGCTTCGTACCTCGAACCGGACCGCGACGAGAAGTTCGAATACATGGCGATGGAGACGCTCTATCAGCGATACTTCCTCAAAACCGAGGAGAATGGGGAACATCTCGAACTTCCTCAAGCGTTCTGGATGCGCATCGCCATGGGCTTGGCAATCGAAGAAGACGACCCACAGCGACGGGCGAAGGAGTTCTACGACGTCCTCTCGAAACTGGAGTTTACCCCTTCGACGCCGACGTTATTCCACAGCGGTTCGACTCACCCACAACTTTCCTCCTGCTATCTGACGACAGTGCAGGACGACCTCGAACATATCTTCGACTCGTTCAAACATCACGCGATGCTGTCGAAGTGGAGTGGGGGCCTTGGAAACGACTGGACAAACCTTCGAGCAGGCGGCGCGCTCATCGAATCGACCGGCGTCGAATCGACCGGCGTCGTCCCGTTCCTCAGGATCAGTAACGACGTGACGGCGGCGATCAATCGCTCCGGAAAACGCCGCGGTGCGTCCTGTGCCTATCTGGCTTGCTGGCACCTCGATTTCCCCGCTTTCATCGACCTGAAGCGGAATACCGGCGACGAGCGTCGTCGCACACCGGACATGAATACGGCGGCGTGGATTCCGGATTTGTTCATGAAACGGGTCGAGAACGGCGAGGAATGGACGCTGTTCAGCCCGGACGAGGTGCCTGACCTTCACGACCTTTCCGGTGAGGCGTTCGAGGAGCGATACCGCGAATACGAACAGCGAGCCGAGAACGGTGAATTCCGCCAGTACGAGCGAATAGACGCCCAAGACATGTGGCGAAAGATGCTCACCCGCCTGTTCGAGACGGGCCATCCGTGGCTGACGTTCAAGGACCCGTGTAACGTTCGCTCGCCGCAGGACCACGTCGGAACGGTTCACTCCTCGAACCTCTGTACGGAGATTACGCTGAACACGAGCGAGGACGAACACGCCGTCTGCAATCTGGGAAGCGTGAACTTCGCAACGCACGTCTCGGAAAGGGAGGGCACTGAACCCGATTCCGCGGGGAACGAGCGGTCGAACTCGACCGCGAGGCTCGATCGCGAACACCTCGCCGAAACGATCGAGACCGCGATGCGGATGCTGGACAACGTCGTCGACCTCTGCTTCTATCCCACCGACCAAGCCGAACAGTCGAACATGCAACACCGGCCGGTCGGACTCGGTACGATGGGATTCCACGACGCCCTGATGGAGTTAGGCGTACCGATGAACGCCGAGACGGCGGTCGAGAAGGCGAACCGCTGGCAGGAGTTCGTCTCCTATCACACGATTCTCAACTCCTCGAAACTCGCCAAAGAGCGCGGGTCCTACCCGTCGTACGAGGGGTCGAAGTGGGACCGAGGACTGCTGCCACAGGACACCGTAGACCTGCTCGAAGCGGAGCGGGGGCGGGAAATCCCGACCGACTGCGAGGAGACGCTCGATTGGTACGTCGTCCGCGAACACGTCGAAGAACACGGGATTCGAAATTCGAACATGATGGCCATCGCGCCGACAGCCACCGTTTCGACGATCAACGGGACGACGCCCTCCATCGAACCGCTGTACTCGAACCTGTACGTGAAGTCGAACATGTCGGGAGACTTTACCGTCATCAACGACGATCTGGTCGAAGACCTCGAAGCGGAGGGGTTGTGGGATGAGGAGATGGTGGACCGAATCAAGTATCACGACGGCTCGGTCCAGGAAATCGATGCGGTACCGGACGACCTTCAGGAATTGTACCGCGGCGCGTTCGAAATCGACCCGCGCCATCAACTCCGATTGACCGCACATCGTCAAACGTGGATAGACCAGTCCGTCTCCCACAACGTCTTTTTCCCATCGACCGACGGATCGCTCCTCGACGACGTGTACAAAACGGCGTGGCGATTGGGGCTGAAGACGACCTACTACCTCCGAACGCTCGGTGCCTCACAGATCGAGAAATCGACGCTGGACATGGCCGAATACGGAAAGAGCCAGCACCGCACCGACGTTCGATCCGGGACGACCGAAACTGATGGTGGACGTCGAGCCGACGAGGGCGAACTCTGTACCGTCTCCGACCCGACCTGCGACGCCTGTCAGTGA